One stretch of Microplitis mediator isolate UGA2020A chromosome 9, iyMicMedi2.1, whole genome shotgun sequence DNA includes these proteins:
- the LOC130675200 gene encoding uncharacterized protein LOC130675200, translating into MQSIQSTVADTFTFNYVENNGDYKDIFHELIDNINYEEVCYNGTDNGPKYANDNLLDFINLYCNENLAPLFFSISNISNTESRNHNYTSKCKFNDNQHFMNVSNEHQCVLILNQSEEKPYVNKKLETQILNEHSNFNHEEAVITIKHSDSLVNGQTTILAQLSPKKNECQHYELDEGRGINYKNFSILGSVNSQKDHVIKRDENFHIKLMSLINNHEIDKLSGEIYSLEYYRSCNKLLAKKSRPLANLRQTNHDAEKKHKALVDLNKKCRSIIRKFKNGLFTIDTIFKWNESNSKDGPMSCSICRCNKFFKRPGSIANHIYRVHERILQEALERGELHEILKNSKKSKGNWSNQNDQNLSYNVQIDQSCFELQNTVMHETLHENSQLFSDRDVSINNWGLPLKLDIHNQYLTSSTDHFELEQALKMIE; encoded by the coding sequence GAGGTTTGTTACAATGGTACAGATAATGGTCCAAAGTACGCAAACGATAATCTTCTTGACTTTATCAATCTGTACTGTAACGAGAATCTTGCGCCATTATTCTTCTCTATCAGTAATATAAGCAATACAGAAAGTAGAAACCATAATTATACATCAAAATgcaaatttaatgataatcaACATTTTATGAATGTAAGCAATGAACATCAATGCGTTCTTATTTTAAATCAGTCTGAAGAAAAACCTTATGTAAATAAGAAGCTAGAAACACAAATATTGAACGAGCATTCAAATTTCAATCACGAAGAAGCCGTCATAACAATAAAACATAGTGATTCATTAGTCAATGGACAAACGACTATTCTTGCTCAActaagtccaaagaaaaatgaaTGTCAACATTATGAGCTCGATGAAGGAAGAGGTATTaactacaaaaatttttcaatacttggATCAGTAAACAGTCAAAAAGATCACGTAATAAAAAGagacgaaaattttcacatAAAGTTAATGTCGCTAATAAATAATCACGAAATAGATAAGCTAAGCGGTGAAATTTATAGTTTAGAATACTATAGATCCTGCAATAAGTTATTGGCTAAAAAATCGAGGCCATTAGCCAACTTACGACAAACCAATCACGAtgctgaaaaaaaacataaggCATTGGTTGacttgaacaaaaaatgtcgAAGTAtaatacgaaaattcaaaaatggttTATTCACAATTGatactatatttaaatggaatgAATCAAATTCAAAAGATGGACCAATGAGTTGTTCCATTTGCcgttgcaataaatttttcaagagacCCGGTTCAATTGCTAACCACATATATAGAGTGCACGAGAGAATACTTCAAGAAGCTTTAGAACGTGGTGAACTTCATGAAATCTTgaaaaacagtaaaaaatcgAAAGGAAATTGGTCAAACCaaaatgatcaaaatttaTCTTATAATGTACAAATAGACCAAAGCTGCTTCGAATTACAAAATACAGTAATGCATGAAACACTGCATGAGAATTCTCAATTATTCAGTGATCGAGATGTATCGATTAATAATTGGGGTTTGCCGTTAAAATTAGATATTCATAATCAATATTTAACATCAAGTACAGACCATTTTGAATTAGAGCAGGCATTGAAAATGATCGAATAA